One window of the Hemitrygon akajei chromosome 5, sHemAka1.3, whole genome shotgun sequence genome contains the following:
- the xk gene encoding membrane transport protein XK, producing the protein MKPPGGIFVSVFLFAAEMVAALYLSSTYRSAGDRIWQGLTLVFALVPSILVQFTLTFVHRDVSRDRPLVLLLHLLQLGPFVRCLEAFCIYLNVGKVEESYVSITKKKQMKKNGSSEEIEKEVGQAEGKLFTHRAAFNRTSVIQAFIGSAPQLTLQLYVSIKQQIVTPGRGVLMVISLLTIVYGALRCNILAIKIKYDEYEVHMKPAAYVCIFLWRSFEIATRVVVLVLFSSVLQIWILPVVLLNLFTFFLYPWILFWRSKSPFPENIEKAFTRVGTTIVLCCLTFLYAGINMFCWSAVQLKLSDADLINKSQNWYRQAVYYMFRFIENSVLLLLWYIYRTDIYSYICAPLLVMQLLVGYCIAIFFMLVFYQFCHPCKKLFASSISKVLLACIHFTCLRCDCCKSSGSTEKAGLEPNNANDHEQGPEPISESQS; encoded by the exons ATGAAACCCCCGGGCGGAATTTTCGTGTCGGTGTTTCTCTTCGCTGCTGAGATGGTCGCAGCCTTGTATCTGAGCAGCACCTACAGATCGGCCGGGGACAGAATATGGCAGGGGCTCACTCTTGTCTTCGCCCTGGTGCCATCGATCCTGGTCCAGTTCACGCTAACCTTCGTCCATCGGGATGTGAGTAGGGATCGACCGCTGGTGCTCCTTCTTCACCTGCTACAATTGGGACCTTTCGTCAG ATGTCTTGAAGCTTTTTGCATCTACCTAAATGTCGGTAAAGTCGAAGAATCTTACGTCAGTATTACCAAAAAGAAACAGATGAAGAAAAATGGCTCTTCTGAAGAAATTGAGAAAGAAGTGGGCCAAGCTGAAGGCAAACTGTTCACACACAGAGCTGCCTTTAACCGGACGTCAGTGATACAGGCTTTCATAGGCTCTGCACCTCAACTTACTCTTCAGCTGTATGTTAGCATAAAGCAACAGATAGTCACTCCTGGGAGAG GAGTATTAATGGTTATTTCCCTGCTCACCATTGTGTATGGAGCCTTGCGGTGCAATATCCTTGCTATCAAAATCAAGTATGATGAATATGAGGTGCATATGAAGCCTGCAGCCTATGTTTGCATATTCTTGTGGAGAAGCTTTGAGATTGCTACCAGAGTTGTTGTTTTGGTACTTTTCAGCTCTGTCCTACAGATCTGGATCCTTCCTGTGGTTCTCCTCAACCTTTTCACATTTTTCCTCTATCCATGGATATTGTTCTGGAGGAGCAAGTCCCCTTTCCCCGAGAACATAGAAAAAGCATTTACCAGAGTGGGTACAACTATAGTATTATGTTGCCTTACATTTCTTTATGCTGGCATTAATATGTTTTGTTGGTCTGCAGTTCAACTCAAGTTAAGTGATGCAGACTTAATCAATAAGTCACAGAACTGGTATAGACAAGCTGTCTACTATATGTTTCGATTCATTGAAAATTCTGTTCTTCTTCTCCTGTGGTATATATACAGAACTGATATTTATAGCTACATATGTGCCCCTCTGTTGGTCATGCAGTTGTTAGTAGGCTACTGCATTGCAATATTTTTTATGCTTGTATTTTACCAATTCTGCCACCCATGTAAAAAACTTTTTGCCTCCAGTATTTCCAAAGTATTACTGGCTTGTATTCACTTTACTTGTTTGAGATGTGACTGCTGCAAATCTTCTGGATCCACAGAAAAGGCCGGCTTGGAGCCAAATAATGCTAATGATCATGAACAGGGCCCCGAACCTATCAGTGAATCTCAGAGTTAG